From the Hordeum vulgare subsp. vulgare chromosome 1H, MorexV3_pseudomolecules_assembly, whole genome shotgun sequence genome, the window CGCGGGGGAGGAGCAGCGATGGGGTGCGCGGCATCCAAGGTGGAGCAGGAGGACACGGTGCGGCGCTGCAAGGAGCGCCGGCGCAACATCAAGGACGCCGTGACGGCGCGCCAGCTGCTCGCCTCGGCGCACGCCGACTACCTCCGCTCCCTCCGCATCACGGCCGCCGCGCTATCCCGCTTCGCGCAGGGCCACTCGTCGCTCACCGTCTCCCACCACACCGCGCCCGTCCTCCTCACCACCGCCGCGCCGCCGGCCCTGCACGCGCCCGGCCcgaccgccgccacctcctccgtcGCCTCGTCCTCGCTGCCGCCCCCCACGCCGCTCCCTCGccaccagccgccgccgccgccaccaccagtaCAGCAGCAGCAGCCGCAGGCGGCCGCCGCTGCGCTCAGGGTCGACATGGATCCGAGGATGCGGCGGCTCAAGGTGCCGCACATCCTGTCGGACTCGAGCGTCGCGTCGTCGTTCCGGAAGCCGCCGGTGGTGGGGACGCCCTCCTCCTCGTCTGCCTGGGACTGGGAGAACTTCtacccgccgtcgccgcccgacTCCGAGTTCTTCGACCGCCGCAAGACCGATCTCGAGGAGGCAAACCGCCTCCGCGAGCTCGACGACGAGGCCAAGGCGCGGGGCTACACCCAGCGCCGCCACGACCACCTCAAAGAAGAGGACGAGGCCGACGACGGCCAGGGAGAAGACGAGGAGGAGACGGAGCGGGAGGATATGCATTGCGGCGGatgggaggacgaggaggaccacTACGCGTCCACGACCACGTCGGAGACCAGATCAGAGGAAGGCGAGGTGGGGAATAGATCCGAGTGCGGTTTCGCCGCCAGATCGGAGTACGGCGGGACGGCGCCGTCCGAGTACGCCGCCGTGCCAATGCAGCTGAGGAGGGCCGAGAGGTCAGGGGTCGGGGACTCCTTCTCCACGGTCACGGGGGCGACCGAGATGCGGATGGTGGTGCGCCACCGCACGCTCTCAGAGATCGTCGCGGCCATCGAGGAGTACTTCGTCAAGGCGGCCGACGCCGGCGACGGCGTGTCGGAGCTCCTGGAGGCCAGCCGCGCCCAGCTCGACCGCAACTTCCGGCAACTCAAAAGTAATCTCCATTACACGAATTGCGCCCCGGAATAATGCGGTTCAAATGCTATTCTTGCAAGCGCTTTAGGATTATTATTTTTATAACAAAGATGCAATGCTTTCTTGCCCAAATGGCGACAATGCTTTAGCATTTTGGATTAATCTGATTTCTCCTTTGGCAGAGACGGTGTACCACTCCAACAGCGTGCTGTCAGCACTCTCGTCAACATGGACTTCGAAGCCGCCATTGGCTGTGCGCTACAAGTTGGACACCAATTCACTGGAGATGGGGTCAATGGAAGGGAAGAGCCATGGGTCAACACTGGAGCGGCTCTTGGCCTGGGAAAAGAAGCTATATGAGGAGGTCAAGGTAATTTTGCTATCCATCTCGAGGCCATTGGTCACTGTTAATTATACTTTTCAAGTTAACAGTTGAGTACATTGCTCAAATTGGTATTGCTCTGCTGTAAAAAAAGTTGTCAGCTAAGCAGTTAAGAACTTAAAACTATGCTATGACTGTTAGTTATGCTTCATTTGTTGTCGATGGAACACATTGAATTGTGCAGCTTGGCTTTACTTGTGAATGATCCAACTACATTGGCTAGAGGATATTAGCTTATGTTTTCGGACATCAACAAGGCAGGCTTTGTGATCTTCCAAATTCTAGTATGATCAAGCAATGAAATGAGCATGTAATGCTAATGCTAGAATAAGATGTGCATCATCTGTATTTAACCCATGATAGGATGAAATGAAACTAGCTAAAACACTTACACCATGAAGAGACCTCTATCTCTTGGCGCTTTTAGGATTCTGGTAGGTACAAATGAATTATAGAAAACAAATGACTAGgcattgtttctgttttgctagatTAGGTGATGCCTCTCTAGATTTGAAGTTGGTGTCTTGATATAATTTAATGTATAGCAGTCCTCCCTTTTGTTCAGCAATTGTGGAAGAAGAATCTGATCCTGTTGCAGAAAGCTTCTTTAGAGAGGCCCTGCACTTTCCTCCTTTGGAACAGCTGGAGCATTGGTTTGATAATTTTAGCTGCTTTCAGCAAAGGCAGCAGTGGTACATGCCATTAGATCTCCTAACCACACATTCATATTTTCCTCCCTTCCTTTATTCCTCTGTTTTTGTCTAAACTAATCATCCTTTGAGATTCTTTACTTTAACCTCGAGGAATCGTCTTTAAGGTACATAATATATCTGATAATGCTGAGCAAGAGAAAGTTCCTTGGCTGGGGCATTGCCTTTGGCTGCTATAGAAACCACTGCAACATTTATATTGGATAAATTTTGTGAGGCCAATCACTGTTCATTTAGTTTCCTTAATTTGGGATAGAATGTTACTATTGCCTTCTAAGTTATTGCACTGTACTTGATGTTTTTTCTTGTATATAGTACTAAGCACTTTGTCGAGCCCAACTATTCAGATATTCAAGCATATATGGATTTATTTGAACTTCTGCAGGCTAGAGAGAGCGTGAAGATTGAGCATGAGAAGAAGCTTTCTACCCTGCAAAGCTTGGAATACAGAGGGAGGGATAGTGCCAAGCTGGACAAGACCAAGGCCTCCATAAACAAGCTGCAATCGCTGATCGTTGTTACGTCGCAAGCAGCCACTACCACATCCTCAGCCATCGTCAGGGTCCGGGACAATGAGCTCGCACCGCAGCTTGTCGAGCTTTGTTTTGCGTAAGTCATGTCGCTTGTTCTGGGACCCTTGATTCCAGATCTTGTGATGCTGCCCTGGAAGTACTTAACTGTTTCTGAATTTTGACATGCAGGTTGCTGAGCATGTGGAGATCGATGAACTACTTCCATGAGACCCAGAATGAGATCGTTCAGCAAGTGCGCGGTCTGGTGGACAACTCCATGGCCGAGTCGACGTCCGACCTTCACCGGCTTGCGACCCGTGATCTCGAGGCCGCCGTCTCGGCATGGCACTCGAACTTCAACCGGCTCATCAAGTATCAGCGTGAATACATCCGCTCTCTGTATGGCTGGCTGAAGCTGACACTCTTCCAAGTGGACAGCATTTCCCCACAAGAGGCTCACGCGTCACTCATCTCACGCGAGCTCACCACCTTCTGCGACGAGTGGAAGCAAGCATTGGACCGGCT encodes:
- the LOC123439302 gene encoding protein ROLLING AND ERECT LEAF 2-like; its protein translation is MGCAASKVEQEDTVRRCKERRRNIKDAVTARQLLASAHADYLRSLRITAAALSRFAQGHSSLTVSHHTAPVLLTTAAPPALHAPGPTAATSSVASSSLPPPTPLPRHQPPPPPPPVQQQQPQAAAAALRVDMDPRMRRLKVPHILSDSSVASSFRKPPVVGTPSSSSAWDWENFYPPSPPDSEFFDRRKTDLEEANRLRELDDEAKARGYTQRRHDHLKEEDEADDGQGEDEEETEREDMHCGGWEDEEDHYASTTTSETRSEEGEVGNRSECGFAARSEYGGTAPSEYAAVPMQLRRAERSGVGDSFSTVTGATEMRMVVRHRTLSEIVAAIEEYFVKAADAGDGVSELLEASRAQLDRNFRQLKKTVYHSNSVLSALSSTWTSKPPLAVRYKLDTNSLEMGSMEGKSHGSTLERLLAWEKKLYEEVKARESVKIEHEKKLSTLQSLEYRGRDSAKLDKTKASINKLQSLIVVTSQAATTTSSAIVRVRDNELAPQLVELCFALLSMWRSMNYFHETQNEIVQQVRGLVDNSMAESTSDLHRLATRDLEAAVSAWHSNFNRLIKYQREYIRSLYGWLKLTLFQVDSISPQEAHASLISRELTTFCDEWKQALDRLPDAVASEAIKSFVNVIHVIYTKQAEEMKIKKRTETYSKELEKKTNSLRAIEKKYYQSYSMVGLGLPGSGRDGIEGHTFDARDPLSEKKTEIAQCRRKVEDEITRHAKAVEVTRSMTLNNIQTGLPGMFQAIAGFSGTVVEALDVVCRRAGSVR